The Nitrospirota bacterium genome includes the window CGGATTCCGTGTTCAACAAGGCCGGCTATTATCCTGTAAGGCTGACAGAACCTGACAGGTGTACCGGGTGCGTGCTCTGTGCCGAGGTCTGTCCTGAGTTGGCGATTATGGTCTGGCGGGAAAGCGTTGTGCAGGAGAAATCATAAAAATTATTCAGACAGGATTAACAGGATTTACGGGGTATTTTTC containing:
- a CDS encoding 4Fe-4S dicluster domain-containing protein, whose product is MKGRIEIDRELCKGCDYCVITCPRGIIETDSVFNKAGYYPVRLTEPDRCTGCVLCAEVCPELAIMVWRESVVQEKS